One stretch of Vulpes lagopus strain Blue_001 chromosome 12, ASM1834538v1, whole genome shotgun sequence DNA includes these proteins:
- the GPRC5C gene encoding G-protein coupled receptor family C group 5 member C isoform X1: MAIPKALLTCLGLPLFLFSGAQAQNHVPPGCSPDLNPLYYNLCDRSGAWGIILEAVAGAGVVTTFVLTIILVASLPFVQDTKKRSVLGTQVFFLLGTLGLFCLVFACVVKPNFSTCASRRFLFGVLFAICFSCLVAHVFALNFLARKNHGPRGWVIFTVALLLTLVEVIINTEWLIITLVRGGGEGDPLGNGSATWVTASPCAIANMDFVMALIYVMLLLLCAFTGAWPVVCGRFKRWRKHGAFVLLTTATSIAIWVVWIVMYTYGNKQRNSPTWDDPTLAIALAANAWAFVLFYVIPEVSQVTKASPEQSYQGDMYPTRGVGYETILKEQKGQSMFVENKAFSMDEPASAKRPVSPYSGYNGQLLTSVYQPTEMALMHKGPSEGAYDVILPRATANSQVMGSANSTLRAEDMYAAQSHQAATPPRDGKSSQAQSPQNKTRW, from the exons ATGGCCATCCCCAAAGCCTTGCTGACGTGCCTGGGGCTGCCTCTCTTCCTATTCTCAGGGGCCCAGGCCCAGAACCATGTGCCACCTGGCTGCAGCCCGGACCTCAACCCCCTCTACTACAACCTGTGTGACCGTTCTGGGGCTTGGGGCATCATCTTGGAGGCAGTGGCCGGGGCGGGAGTTGTCACCACTTTCGTCCTCACCATCATCCTTGTGGCCAGCCTCCCCTTTGTGCAGGACACCAAAAAGCGGAGCGTCCTGGGGACCCAGGTGTTCTTCCTGCTGGGGACCCTGGGCCTCTTCTGCCTCGTGTTCGCCTGCGTGGTGAAGCCCAACTTCTCCACCTGTGCCTCCCGGCGGTTCCTCTTCGGAGTCCTGTTCGccatctgcttctcctgcctggtGGCGCATGTCTTTGCCCTCAACTTCCTGGCCCGGAAGAACCACGGGCCCCGGGGCTGGGTGATCTTCACCGTGGCTCTGCTGCTCACCCTTGTGGAGGTGATCATCAACACGGAGTGGCTGATCATTACGCTGGTCCGGGGCGGTGGCGAGGGTGACCCTCTGGGCAATGGCAGTGCCACCTGGGTCACAGCCTCCCCCTGCGCCATCGCCAACATGGACTTTGTCATGGCACTCATCTACgtcatgctgctgctgctgtgcgCCTTCACGGGGGCCTGGCCCGTCGTGTGTGGCCGCTTCAAGCGCTGGCGGAAGCACGGGGCCTTCGTGCTGCTCACCACGGCCACCTCCATTGCCATATGGGTGGTGTGGATTGTCATGTACACGTACGGCAACAAGCAGCGCAACAGCCCCACCTGGGATGACCCCACGCTGGCCATTGCCCTCGCTGCCAATGCCTGGGCCTTTGTGCTCTTCTATGTCATCCCTGAGGTCTCCCAGGTGACCAAGGCCAGCCCAGAGCAAAGCTACCAGGGGGACATGTACCCCACCCGGGGCGTAGGCTACGAGACCATCCTGAAAGAGCAGAAGGGCCAGAGCATGTTTGTGGAGAACAAGGCATTTTCCATGGATGAGCCAGCCTCAG CTAAGAGACCGGTGTCACCATACAGTGGGTACAACGGGCAGCTGCTGACCAGCGTGTACCAGCCCACCGAGATGGCCCTGATGCACAAAGGCCCG TCCGAAGGAGCTTACGACGTCATCCTCCCACGAGCCACCGCCAACAGCCAGGTGATGGGCAGTGCCAACTCCACCCTGAGGGCCGAAGACATGTATGCGGCCCAGAGCCACCAGGCAGCCACGCCACCGAGAGACGGCAAGAGCTCCCAG
- the GPRC5C gene encoding G-protein coupled receptor family C group 5 member C isoform X2 yields the protein MAIPKALLTCLGLPLFLFSGAQAQNHVPPGCSPDLNPLYYNLCDRSGAWGIILEAVAGAGVVTTFVLTIILVASLPFVQDTKKRSVLGTQVFFLLGTLGLFCLVFACVVKPNFSTCASRRFLFGVLFAICFSCLVAHVFALNFLARKNHGPRGWVIFTVALLLTLVEVIINTEWLIITLVRGGGEGDPLGNGSATWVTASPCAIANMDFVMALIYVMLLLLCAFTGAWPVVCGRFKRWRKHGAFVLLTTATSIAIWVVWIVMYTYGNKQRNSPTWDDPTLAIALAANAWAFVLFYVIPEVSQVTKASPEQSYQGDMYPTRGVGYETILKEQKGQSMFVENKAFSMDEPASAKRPVSPYSGYNGQLLTSVYQPTEMALMHKGPSEGAYDVILPRATANSQVMGSANSTLRAEDMYAAQSHQAATPPRDGKSSQVFRNPYVWD from the exons ATGGCCATCCCCAAAGCCTTGCTGACGTGCCTGGGGCTGCCTCTCTTCCTATTCTCAGGGGCCCAGGCCCAGAACCATGTGCCACCTGGCTGCAGCCCGGACCTCAACCCCCTCTACTACAACCTGTGTGACCGTTCTGGGGCTTGGGGCATCATCTTGGAGGCAGTGGCCGGGGCGGGAGTTGTCACCACTTTCGTCCTCACCATCATCCTTGTGGCCAGCCTCCCCTTTGTGCAGGACACCAAAAAGCGGAGCGTCCTGGGGACCCAGGTGTTCTTCCTGCTGGGGACCCTGGGCCTCTTCTGCCTCGTGTTCGCCTGCGTGGTGAAGCCCAACTTCTCCACCTGTGCCTCCCGGCGGTTCCTCTTCGGAGTCCTGTTCGccatctgcttctcctgcctggtGGCGCATGTCTTTGCCCTCAACTTCCTGGCCCGGAAGAACCACGGGCCCCGGGGCTGGGTGATCTTCACCGTGGCTCTGCTGCTCACCCTTGTGGAGGTGATCATCAACACGGAGTGGCTGATCATTACGCTGGTCCGGGGCGGTGGCGAGGGTGACCCTCTGGGCAATGGCAGTGCCACCTGGGTCACAGCCTCCCCCTGCGCCATCGCCAACATGGACTTTGTCATGGCACTCATCTACgtcatgctgctgctgctgtgcgCCTTCACGGGGGCCTGGCCCGTCGTGTGTGGCCGCTTCAAGCGCTGGCGGAAGCACGGGGCCTTCGTGCTGCTCACCACGGCCACCTCCATTGCCATATGGGTGGTGTGGATTGTCATGTACACGTACGGCAACAAGCAGCGCAACAGCCCCACCTGGGATGACCCCACGCTGGCCATTGCCCTCGCTGCCAATGCCTGGGCCTTTGTGCTCTTCTATGTCATCCCTGAGGTCTCCCAGGTGACCAAGGCCAGCCCAGAGCAAAGCTACCAGGGGGACATGTACCCCACCCGGGGCGTAGGCTACGAGACCATCCTGAAAGAGCAGAAGGGCCAGAGCATGTTTGTGGAGAACAAGGCATTTTCCATGGATGAGCCAGCCTCAG CTAAGAGACCGGTGTCACCATACAGTGGGTACAACGGGCAGCTGCTGACCAGCGTGTACCAGCCCACCGAGATGGCCCTGATGCACAAAGGCCCG TCCGAAGGAGCTTACGACGTCATCCTCCCACGAGCCACCGCCAACAGCCAGGTGATGGGCAGTGCCAACTCCACCCTGAGGGCCGAAGACATGTATGCGGCCCAGAGCCACCAGGCAGCCACGCCACCGAGAGACGGCAAGAGCTCCCAGGTCTTTAGAAACCCCTACGTGTGGGACTGA